In Streptomyces ambofaciens ATCC 23877, a single genomic region encodes these proteins:
- a CDS encoding SigE family RNA polymerase sigma factor, whose product MNTLHATSTSAVVTRLHDVHTHRGSEKSGALSGRGCARGTGRQHTAYMAVVDARQGEAHGGTAHGEAEGERRSLSEAEFTAYVQERRASLYATAYHLTGDRFEAEDLLQSALFSTYRAWERISDKAAVGGYLRRTMTNLHISAWRRRKLNEYPTEELPETPGDTDAMRGTELRTVLWQALARLPELQRTMLVLRYYEGRTDPEIADILGISVGTVKSSIWRSLRRLREDEVLSFGRDREDAFGELVA is encoded by the coding sequence ATGAACACGCTGCACGCCACCAGCACCAGCGCAGTGGTCACGCGTCTGCACGACGTGCACACACACCGGGGTTCCGAGAAGTCCGGTGCTCTGAGCGGACGGGGGTGCGCTCGCGGCACCGGGCGTCAGCACACCGCGTACATGGCGGTGGTCGACGCGCGCCAGGGGGAGGCGCACGGGGGGACGGCGCACGGGGAGGCAGAGGGGGAGCGCCGCTCCCTGTCGGAGGCGGAGTTCACCGCCTACGTCCAGGAGCGTCGCGCCTCCCTGTACGCCACCGCCTACCACCTCACCGGTGACCGTTTCGAGGCCGAGGACCTGCTCCAGAGCGCGCTGTTCTCGACCTACCGGGCGTGGGAGCGGATCAGCGACAAGGCCGCGGTCGGCGGATACCTCCGCCGCACCATGACCAACCTGCACATCAGCGCCTGGCGGCGCCGCAAGCTCAACGAGTACCCGACCGAGGAACTGCCGGAGACGCCCGGCGACACGGACGCGATGCGCGGCACCGAACTGCGCACGGTCCTGTGGCAGGCGCTGGCCCGGCTGCCCGAACTCCAGCGCACGATGCTGGTCCTCCGCTACTACGAGGGCCGCACGGATCCGGAGATCGCGGACATCCTCGGCATCAGCGTCGGCACGGTGAAGTCCAGCATCTGGCGGTCGCTCCGTCGGCTGCGCGAGGACGAGGTCCTCAGCTTCGGCCGTGACCGGGAGGACGCCTTCGGCGAACTGGTCGCCTGA